One part of the Bdellovibrio bacteriovorus genome encodes these proteins:
- a CDS encoding HAD family hydrolase — protein MLHHFFPEHSFKALLFDFDGTVADTMPAHLAAWNKALDKYDLTLSREQHLSWAGRPTARIVEMMNELHKTEINPEQFVKEKEAHYLASLNDVTTIASVMEIIEHYHGKIPMAIVTGSRRKIVELTMNQLGIQKYFDTWVCAEDYSQGKPAPDCFLLAAAKVNIAPTDCLAFEDAVLGIEAAHTAGMNCLKVTEDYSLIHTR, from the coding sequence ATGCTTCATCATTTCTTTCCTGAGCACTCTTTTAAAGCCCTGCTGTTTGACTTCGATGGCACTGTTGCCGACACCATGCCGGCGCACCTGGCCGCTTGGAACAAGGCCCTGGATAAATATGACCTGACACTCAGCCGCGAGCAGCACCTGTCCTGGGCGGGCCGCCCCACGGCGAGAATTGTTGAGATGATGAACGAGCTGCATAAGACCGAAATCAACCCTGAGCAGTTTGTAAAAGAAAAAGAGGCCCACTATCTGGCTTCTTTAAACGATGTCACCACGATAGCTTCGGTGATGGAAATCATCGAGCACTATCATGGCAAGATCCCGATGGCGATTGTCACCGGCAGCCGCCGCAAGATCGTCGAACTGACGATGAATCAACTGGGCATTCAAAAGTACTTCGACACATGGGTGTGCGCAGAGGACTATTCCCAAGGCAAACCTGCGCCGGATTGTTTCTTACTGGCAGCGGCGAAAGTCAATATCGCCCCGACGGACTGCCTGGCGTTTGAGGATGCTGTTTTGGGAATTGAAGCGGCTCACACCGCCGGCATGAACTGCCTGAAAGTCACCGAGGACTACAGCCTGATTCACACTCGCTAA
- a CDS encoding tetratricopeptide repeat protein, producing MRPSFKTTASAALLLTLTACASTPAKKPAAPEKQSLVIPAAKTDAINARAEADYNFIMGDVLSREGKSEQAVALFEKVAALDPNSAAVQMRLSAEYLKIGKVKEAIQKAEQAVAKDSKNVESLLVLGGLYSAEKSYDKAIAQYQAVLRLEPKNSEAPIYIGSLYADKKEFKKAEQYFNSLLKDPNYETPHEVLYYIGLTHLDQEGAGHQKAAEAAFKKALTIKPGFEDALMALANLYLQQNNRGKALSLCLEYQRQENFSPKVADLIAQIYLEDGDSEKAYSQLELITGNSESSLDVQMKMALLLIEQKRFNQAGAKLQDIVTQHPTADSARYYLAAVQEETGDMENAVRNYMQVPHSSKHFSEAIVHAAHLLKGQGKLNQALVVTKKGLQTNADKPQVYTMYASLLDAKADYLGAAQVLEQGLSKYSKNVELLFQHALILDRLGKKENMIAQMKKVLEIEPNHVQSLSYLAFSLAELNQHLPEAERLARRALELDPKDGYVLDTLGWVLFKQKRFSESIQVLEKAHEYQASASIIAEHLADAYSMESQTDKAKQMYEKAASLTTDEKRANKIRGKLRELSVKISYLK from the coding sequence ATGCGCCCATCCTTCAAAACGACTGCCAGTGCCGCTCTTCTGCTGACCCTTACAGCCTGCGCAAGCACGCCTGCCAAGAAACCCGCCGCCCCCGAAAAACAAAGCCTTGTGATTCCTGCTGCGAAAACGGATGCCATCAATGCCCGTGCCGAGGCGGACTATAACTTCATTATGGGGGATGTGCTAAGCCGTGAAGGAAAGTCCGAACAAGCCGTGGCCCTGTTTGAAAAGGTCGCTGCCCTGGATCCGAACTCTGCGGCGGTGCAGATGCGCCTGTCCGCTGAATACCTGAAGATCGGCAAAGTGAAAGAAGCCATTCAGAAAGCCGAACAGGCAGTGGCGAAAGATTCCAAAAACGTCGAATCACTGTTGGTCTTGGGTGGACTGTATTCCGCAGAAAAATCCTATGACAAAGCCATCGCTCAGTATCAGGCTGTGCTTCGTCTGGAACCGAAAAACAGCGAAGCGCCTATCTACATCGGCTCTTTGTATGCGGATAAGAAAGAATTCAAAAAAGCAGAGCAGTACTTCAACTCCCTGCTGAAAGATCCCAACTATGAAACCCCGCACGAGGTGCTTTATTATATCGGCCTGACCCATCTGGATCAGGAGGGGGCCGGTCATCAAAAGGCTGCAGAAGCCGCCTTCAAGAAAGCCCTGACCATCAAACCGGGTTTTGAAGACGCTTTGATGGCTTTGGCGAATCTATACCTGCAACAGAACAATCGCGGCAAAGCGTTGTCTTTGTGTCTGGAATACCAAAGACAGGAAAACTTCAGCCCGAAAGTGGCCGACCTGATCGCACAAATCTATCTGGAGGACGGCGATTCGGAAAAAGCCTATTCCCAGTTGGAGCTGATCACCGGTAATTCCGAATCATCGCTGGATGTGCAGATGAAAATGGCCCTGCTGTTGATTGAACAAAAACGCTTCAATCAGGCCGGAGCAAAACTACAAGACATCGTCACCCAGCACCCGACAGCAGATTCGGCCCGCTATTACCTGGCTGCGGTTCAGGAAGAAACCGGCGACATGGAAAATGCCGTTCGCAACTATATGCAGGTGCCGCATTCAAGCAAGCACTTCAGCGAGGCCATTGTGCATGCCGCCCATTTGTTAAAAGGTCAGGGCAAGCTGAACCAAGCCCTGGTCGTCACCAAAAAGGGTCTGCAAACCAACGCCGACAAACCGCAAGTCTATACGATGTACGCCTCGCTGCTTGATGCGAAGGCTGATTACCTGGGGGCTGCTCAGGTGTTGGAACAAGGTCTTTCCAAATACTCCAAGAATGTGGAGTTGTTGTTCCAACATGCACTGATCCTGGATCGTCTGGGCAAAAAAGAAAACATGATCGCCCAGATGAAAAAGGTTCTGGAGATTGAACCCAATCACGTGCAGAGCTTGAGCTATCTGGCCTTTTCATTGGCTGAACTGAACCAGCATCTGCCCGAGGCCGAAAGACTGGCCCGTCGCGCGCTGGAGCTTGATCCCAAGGACGGTTACGTTCTGGACACTCTGGGATGGGTGCTGTTCAAACAAAAACGCTTCTCGGAATCCATTCAGGTATTGGAAAAAGCGCACGAGTATCAAGCCTCGGCCAGCATCATTGCTGAACATCTGGCGGACGCTTATTCGATGGAATCCCAAACCGACAAAGCCAAACAGATGTATGAAAAGGCGGCAAGCCTGACGACGGATGAAAAGCGTGCAAACAAGATTCGCGGAAAACTGCGCGAGCTGTCTGTTAAAATATCTTACTTGAAATAA